Proteins encoded together in one Candidatus Zixiibacteriota bacterium window:
- the nrdR gene encoding transcriptional regulator NrdR produces the protein MKCPFCSHEENKVVDSRPVQDGRAVRRRRECLKCSERFTTYEYIEAVTLTVVKTDDTREAFDRNKIIHGIKLACNKRPVSSKKIEEIVAEIETSLQELSRNEVTSKYVGEMIMDKLKEVDEIAYVRFASVYRKFADTTEFLEEIKKLLK, from the coding sequence ATGAAATGCCCCTTTTGCAGCCATGAAGAAAACAAGGTCGTCGATTCGCGGCCGGTGCAGGACGGCCGGGCGGTGCGCCGCCGCCGGGAATGCCTCAAATGCTCCGAGCGGTTTACGACTTATGAATATATCGAAGCGGTAACGCTGACTGTCGTCAAGACCGACGATACCCGCGAAGCGTTCGACCGCAATAAAATCATTCACGGCATCAAACTCGCTTGCAACAAACGGCCGGTAAGCTCCAAGAAAATCGAGGAGATAGTGGCCGAGATTGAAACGTCGCTTCAGGAATTGTCACGTAACGAAGTAACCTCAAAATATGTCGGTGAGATGATAATGGACAAGCTCAAAGAGGTTGACGAGATCGCTTATGTCCGTTTCGCGTCGGTCTATCGTAAATTCGCCGACACCACCGAATTTCTCGAAGAGATTAAAAAGCTTTTGAAATAA
- a CDS encoding SAM-dependent chlorinase/fluorinase has product MGSVITLTTDFGSCDGYQGVLEGVIYGINPNARVVTISHEIPPQDIAGGWYLIKTHHRYFPPGTVHVAVVDPGVGSKRKIIAVTTCKYKFIAPDNGLLSFIPNKEIISIHSVTNRKYALAEISPVFHGRDIMAPAAAYLSLGINPSCLGRASKTISELPNIKPIRKKNKIFGRVIWVDRFGNMITNIESTRNLDKKSVSVNGEEVGPIQKCFSDVKSGKLVAYIGSGGHLEIAVRNGSAFDYFSLKKISDFEIVVA; this is encoded by the coding sequence TTGGGATCTGTAATTACTCTCACGACCGATTTTGGAAGTTGTGACGGCTATCAGGGCGTTCTTGAAGGCGTTATATACGGCATTAATCCGAATGCCAGGGTTGTCACGATCAGCCATGAAATTCCTCCGCAGGATATTGCCGGGGGATGGTATCTGATCAAAACTCATCACCGGTATTTTCCTCCGGGAACGGTGCACGTCGCGGTTGTCGATCCGGGCGTAGGGAGCAAACGGAAAATCATTGCTGTAACCACATGCAAATATAAATTTATCGCTCCCGATAACGGGTTGCTGTCGTTTATTCCAAATAAGGAAATTATTTCTATTCATTCGGTAACCAATCGCAAATATGCCCTCGCGGAAATATCGCCGGTGTTTCATGGACGAGATATTATGGCCCCGGCGGCGGCTTATCTGTCTTTAGGGATTAATCCGTCATGCCTTGGTCGTGCCAGTAAGACCATATCAGAATTGCCGAATATTAAGCCCATCCGGAAGAAAAATAAAATCTTTGGGCGGGTTATCTGGGTTGACCGGTTTGGGAATATGATTACCAATATCGAATCGACGCGGAATTTGGATAAGAAAAGTGTCAGCGTTAACGGGGAAGAGGTCGGTCCAATCCAAAAATGTTTTTCGGATGTCAAATCGGGGAAACTTGTGGCCTATATCGGTTCGGGCGGGCATCTCGAGATCGCCGTACGCAACGGCTCGGCGTTTGATTATTTTTCCCTCAAAAAAATATCCGATTTTGAGATTGTGGTTGCGTAA
- a CDS encoding PPC domain-containing DNA-binding protein, with protein MKFRKVTGGFLVRLDKGEEVIESLQAFIAKQKIPAGVLQGIGAVRNIQIGYFDTRRNKYQTKQINKTIEVVSLIGNISYINKRPFVHAHITVADSNYKLTGGHFFKGEVAVTLEVFIRVLNKKLNRKKDPKTGFNFWDL; from the coding sequence ATGAAATTTCGCAAAGTCACCGGTGGTTTTCTTGTCCGTCTCGACAAGGGTGAAGAGGTAATCGAAAGTCTTCAGGCTTTTATTGCCAAACAGAAAATCCCCGCCGGTGTTTTGCAGGGCATTGGAGCCGTCAGAAATATTCAAATCGGATATTTCGATACCCGCCGTAATAAGTATCAAACCAAACAAATTAATAAAACGATCGAAGTCGTCAGCCTGATCGGCAATATCAGTTATATTAACAAAAGGCCATTCGTGCACGCCCATATTACCGTAGCTGATTCCAATTACAAACTCACCGGAGGGCATTTTTTCAAAGGCGAGGTCGCGGTTACGCTCGAAGTTTTTATCCGCGTATTAAATAAAAAGCTCAATCGTAAAAAAGATCCAAAGACGGGGTTCAATTTTTGGGATCTGTAA
- the cutA gene encoding divalent-cation tolerance protein CutA produces MSEYRIGYITAPGEVAEQIAQTLVKEELAACVNIIDQMLSLYRWEGQVEKAHESLLIVKFMSEKTDELIQRVREIHPYEVPEFIAYDITTGNPDYLDWLAGKEINVDDLEIDDEDLDLDEDEEGEDVSGDEDKSVAKEEEVEEEEDK; encoded by the coding sequence ATGAGCGAATACCGCATTGGTTATATTACCGCGCCGGGGGAAGTCGCCGAGCAGATTGCTCAAACTCTGGTTAAAGAAGAGTTGGCGGCCTGCGTTAACATTATCGATCAAATGCTGTCACTTTACCGCTGGGAAGGCCAGGTCGAAAAGGCGCATGAATCTTTGCTGATCGTGAAATTCATGTCCGAAAAGACCGACGAGCTAATCCAGCGAGTTCGTGAAATTCATCCATACGAGGTTCCCGAGTTTATTGCCTATGATATAACCACCGGAAATCCAGACTATCTCGATTGGCTGGCCGGAAAAGAAATCAATGTCGACGATCTTGAAATAGATGATGAAGATCTCGATCTTGATGAGGACGAAGAGGGCGAAGACGTATCGGGCGACGAAGATAAGTCAGTTGCTAAAGAGGAGGAAGTCGAGGAAGAAGAAGATAAATAA